Proteins encoded together in one Formosa sp. Hel3_A1_48 window:
- a CDS encoding aldose 1-epimerase, protein MFRIENIQSTIENAIELIDSKNGTKARINLSYGASIDELVFNNIKVITNLKPLDHKKTYPSSILFPFANRIKDGKYRHEGQNYSLDCNEKEANNALHGLVYDKTFNVEEKKQFDDEVEIKLFYEELNPPIGYPFKFRIELLYKLTKDTLILKTNIINIDEKKFPFTLGWHPYFNSIDLEMSEIEFSSTKKIKSNKNNISVGVEPFDSEMPLSLSKKLFDDAFILEQPEVKFFTPEYDLVLTSSEKENFLQLYTPMNTNAIAIEPMTGISDSFNNKIGLKELLPDECYGIEWQIFIKIK, encoded by the coding sequence TTGTTTAGAATAGAAAATATACAAAGCACCATTGAAAACGCAATTGAGTTAATAGACTCTAAAAATGGAACAAAAGCTAGAATTAACCTAAGTTATGGAGCCAGTATTGACGAATTGGTTTTTAATAATATTAAAGTTATTACAAACCTCAAACCATTAGATCATAAAAAAACTTATCCTAGCTCTATATTATTTCCATTTGCAAATAGGATTAAGGATGGGAAATATAGGCATGAAGGTCAAAATTACAGTTTAGATTGTAATGAAAAAGAAGCAAATAATGCACTTCACGGATTAGTTTATGATAAAACCTTTAATGTTGAAGAAAAAAAACAATTTGATGACGAGGTAGAAATTAAACTTTTTTATGAAGAACTAAATCCACCAATTGGCTATCCATTTAAGTTTAGAATCGAACTACTTTATAAACTTACAAAAGACACTTTAATTCTAAAGACAAATATAATCAACATAGACGAGAAAAAGTTTCCTTTTACACTTGGATGGCACCCCTATTTTAACAGCATCGATTTGGAGATGAGCGAGATTGAGTTTAGCAGCACAAAAAAAATTAAATCCAATAAAAACAATATTTCAGTAGGAGTTGAACCCTTTGACTCGGAAATGCCTTTAAGTTTGAGTAAAAAACTATTTGATGATGCTTTTATTTTAGAACAACCGGAAGTTAAATTTTTTACACCAGAATATGACTTGGTTTTGACCTCGTCTGAAAAAGAGAACTTTTTACAATTATATACACCAATGAATACTAATGCAATTGCCATTGAACCAATGACAGGTATTTCAGACAGTTTTAATAACAAAATTGGTTTAAAAGAATTATTACCAGATGAGTGTTATGGGATTGAATGGCAAATATTTATTAAAATTAAATAA
- a CDS encoding sulfatase family protein produces the protein MKKLKILFSLLVISYCNGQTNTNVDLSSNSRPNIVFIMSDDHAVSAVSAYQDWLAELAPTPNIDRIAENGMLMTRTFNTNSICGPSRASILTGKYSHVNGFFKNEKGGDFDGSQMTFPKLFQKSGYETAVIGKWHLGTNPTGFDYSKVMINWGGQGTYFNPVFLENGKDTIVERKRHSTAQVAHDAIKWLDHERDKEKPFMLMYQFKAPHRPWEPAEEFHSLFNDGDFPHPPNFNDDYEGRKAAKDQWMEIENHMNRRDLKIPPPDGLNKRELNDYYSYGNQGQFWTPSDTLQGAALKNWKYQTYIKDYLRCVAGVDKAVGQMLDYLEASGLAENTIVIYTSDQGFYLGEHGWFDKRWMYEESFRMPFMISYPKRIEPGTVNFNLLLNIDFAPTMLELAGISVPEDMQGTSFVSQLDLETSDVRDAVYYHYYEYPKWHKVQPHYGIRTNRFKLIHFYYSMDEWELYDLDNDPNEVNNLYENVKYKKLIKKLKKKLKALQIKYKDNIGLDEMRKMTDIVIERVYNEENLNQR, from the coding sequence ATGAAAAAATTAAAAATTTTATTCTCTCTACTTGTAATTTCCTATTGCAACGGACAAACTAATACGAACGTTGATTTATCATCCAATAGTCGCCCTAATATTGTTTTTATAATGTCTGACGATCATGCCGTTAGTGCCGTAAGTGCTTACCAAGACTGGCTGGCAGAATTGGCGCCTACTCCAAATATTGATCGCATTGCCGAAAATGGCATGCTAATGACCAGAACGTTTAATACCAATTCTATTTGTGGTCCAAGTCGAGCCTCAATTTTGACCGGAAAGTATAGTCATGTAAATGGGTTTTTTAAGAATGAAAAAGGAGGAGATTTTGATGGTAGCCAAATGACATTTCCCAAGCTATTTCAAAAATCAGGATATGAAACCGCTGTGATAGGAAAATGGCATTTAGGGACAAATCCTACGGGGTTTGACTATTCTAAGGTGATGATTAATTGGGGTGGGCAGGGTACTTATTTTAACCCTGTTTTTTTGGAAAATGGAAAGGATACAATTGTTGAGCGCAAGCGTCATTCAACTGCACAAGTTGCTCATGATGCCATAAAGTGGTTGGATCATGAACGTGATAAAGAAAAACCCTTTATGCTGATGTATCAGTTTAAGGCGCCGCACCGACCATGGGAGCCAGCGGAAGAATTTCATTCGCTTTTTAACGACGGTGATTTTCCTCATCCTCCAAATTTTAATGATGATTATGAGGGGAGAAAAGCAGCAAAAGACCAATGGATGGAGATTGAAAACCACATGAATCGTCGTGATTTAAAAATACCACCACCAGATGGACTCAACAAGCGAGAATTGAATGATTATTATTCCTATGGTAATCAAGGTCAGTTTTGGACCCCATCAGATACGTTGCAAGGAGCTGCCTTGAAAAACTGGAAATACCAAACTTATATTAAGGATTATTTACGTTGTGTAGCAGGGGTTGATAAGGCTGTAGGGCAGATGCTCGATTATTTGGAAGCAAGTGGATTGGCCGAAAATACTATTGTTATCTACACCTCTGACCAGGGATTTTATTTGGGTGAGCACGGGTGGTTTGATAAGCGCTGGATGTATGAAGAGTCTTTTCGAATGCCTTTTATGATCTCATACCCAAAACGCATTGAACCAGGTACAGTTAATTTTAATTTATTATTGAATATTGATTTCGCACCCACTATGTTGGAATTAGCTGGGATTTCTGTTCCAGAGGACATGCAAGGCACAAGTTTTGTTTCTCAATTGGATTTAGAAACTAGTGATGTTCGAGACGCAGTATATTATCATTACTACGAATATCCCAAATGGCATAAGGTACAACCGCATTATGGTATTCGTACCAACCGTTTTAAGTTGATTCATTTTTATTATTCAATGGACGAGTGGGAATTATATGACTTGGATAATGACCCCAATGAGGTAAATAATTTATATGAAAATGTCAAGTATAAGAAACTAATAAAAAAGCTAAAGAAAAAATTAAAAGCACTTCAAATCAAATATAAAGATAATATAGGGCTAGACGAAATGCGAAAAATGACAGACATTGTTATCGAGCGGGTATACAACGAAGAAAATTTGAATCAGCGTTAA
- a CDS encoding sulfatase-like hydrolase/transferase, translated as MTKTIQFTFLFFFFCGLIQAQVSNSSPNIIFIAVDDLKPTIGAFGDDLARTPNIDLLAENGTVFLNNHTQQAVCGPARASLMTGKRPDYTKVRDLKTKMRDMVPDIVTIPQFFRDNGYTTVGLGKIFDPRCVDQFRDKPSWSIPYMPEHKFDYPSDYGPPAMGFYQDPKIKAHIKELRNEAKANGVKNLGKYLRDTFKPPFEKTDAPDDAYVDGALAIYANKFLDEYKLESSEPFFLAVGFKRPHLPFTPPKRYWDMYDPSKFKINEFQQNSKNGPRIAYHSSGELRSYITPEISYEVSNSNRVILSDEFQKDLIHGYYASTSFIDAQIGKIMDKLKTTGLDKNTIIVIWGDHGWHLGDHGLWNKHSNFEQATRSPLVILDPRVNKKIQIKSPTEFVDIFPTLCAATGFKIPENLDGKNLMPLVRGEQISVKPFAVSQWTNAKKTGYSFRTDRYRYTVWLNGKKSTDPVFEKDIFAEELYDYKIDPAETVNLAEDEKSKSLIQRFQKLAANFFNTQSNTPIKDLVKASENKLLIGATLNHHELGGKEEELFLKDFKFLCPANAAKQQRVYPRPGVWQWDRIDEFLEFSKTHNLSVRIHGPISPQASKWAKEDHRTAEELEDVMIEFMTASAKRYNEESTVHYMDVVNETILPDGSWFGPKPGTDRWENPWLTMGLDENGVPNYIVKAFEIATKHAPNVKLVYNQNAGMQKPMWDKVKETILYLRSKGLRVDGIGWQGHLKLSKTTANFIEKTDQALMELSDLIDWAHANDLDFHITELDYKIADKSNLLKEFQTQAIIYQKIVNVLQSKVNSGVVTLNLWDMGERFKKPDIYFQSIYDSNFEPTPAYSIIKKALTNNQ; from the coding sequence ATGACTAAAACAATTCAATTTACTTTTCTATTTTTCTTTTTTTGTGGTTTAATTCAGGCTCAGGTTTCAAATTCTTCTCCAAATATTATTTTCATTGCGGTTGATGATTTGAAGCCAACTATTGGTGCTTTTGGAGACGATTTAGCACGCACTCCAAACATTGATTTACTAGCTGAAAACGGTACAGTTTTCTTAAATAACCACACCCAACAAGCTGTCTGTGGTCCAGCTCGTGCCAGTCTAATGACTGGAAAGCGTCCGGACTATACAAAGGTTAGAGACTTAAAAACTAAGATGCGCGATATGGTTCCAGACATTGTTACCATTCCTCAATTCTTTAGAGATAACGGCTACACAACTGTTGGACTAGGTAAAATTTTTGATCCTCGCTGTGTAGATCAATTTAGAGATAAACCCTCATGGTCTATCCCATACATGCCTGAACACAAATTTGACTATCCTAGTGACTATGGTCCACCTGCTATGGGGTTTTACCAAGACCCAAAAATTAAAGCACATATTAAAGAATTAAGAAATGAAGCAAAAGCTAATGGGGTTAAAAATTTAGGAAAATATTTAAGAGATACATTTAAACCCCCTTTCGAAAAGACTGATGCCCCAGACGATGCTTATGTAGATGGCGCTTTGGCAATATACGCCAATAAATTTCTTGATGAATATAAATTAGAATCTAGTGAACCATTCTTTTTAGCTGTTGGATTTAAGCGGCCTCATTTGCCATTTACGCCACCAAAGCGCTATTGGGACATGTATGATCCATCAAAATTTAAAATCAATGAATTTCAACAGAATTCTAAAAATGGTCCTAGAATAGCTTATCATAGCTCTGGAGAACTGAGATCTTATATCACTCCAGAAATTTCATATGAAGTTTCAAACAGCAATCGAGTAATACTTTCTGATGAATTTCAAAAAGATCTGATCCATGGATACTATGCCAGTACTAGTTTTATTGATGCGCAAATTGGTAAAATTATGGATAAGCTAAAAACAACAGGTTTGGATAAAAATACGATTATTGTAATTTGGGGCGATCATGGATGGCATTTGGGCGATCATGGTCTGTGGAATAAGCATTCGAATTTTGAGCAAGCTACCCGTTCACCACTTGTTATTTTAGACCCAAGAGTTAATAAAAAAATACAAATTAAATCACCAACAGAATTTGTTGATATTTTTCCAACACTTTGTGCTGCTACTGGGTTTAAAATACCAGAAAACTTAGATGGAAAAAATTTAATGCCATTAGTTAGGGGCGAACAAATATCTGTAAAGCCTTTTGCGGTTAGTCAATGGACTAATGCTAAAAAAACAGGATATAGTTTTAGGACTGACCGCTACCGCTATACGGTATGGCTTAATGGAAAGAAAAGCACAGATCCTGTTTTTGAAAAAGATATTTTTGCTGAAGAACTCTATGATTACAAAATAGACCCAGCAGAAACAGTTAATCTTGCAGAAGATGAAAAATCAAAATCTTTGATTCAACGATTTCAGAAACTAGCGGCTAATTTTTTCAACACTCAAAGTAATACACCCATAAAAGATTTAGTAAAAGCTTCTGAAAATAAACTATTGATAGGAGCCACTCTAAACCATCATGAACTTGGAGGTAAGGAAGAAGAACTTTTCTTGAAAGACTTTAAATTCTTATGTCCTGCAAATGCTGCTAAACAGCAACGTGTATATCCTAGACCGGGTGTTTGGCAATGGGATAGAATAGATGAGTTTCTAGAGTTTTCAAAAACTCACAATCTTTCTGTTCGCATTCATGGTCCCATCAGCCCACAAGCTTCAAAATGGGCTAAGGAAGACCATAGGACAGCAGAAGAGTTAGAGGATGTTATGATTGAATTTATGACAGCTTCAGCCAAACGCTATAACGAAGAATCAACGGTACATTACATGGATGTAGTCAATGAAACTATTTTACCTGATGGCAGTTGGTTTGGTCCAAAACCAGGAACCGATCGCTGGGAAAACCCTTGGCTAACTATGGGACTAGACGAAAATGGTGTTCCGAATTATATCGTAAAAGCTTTTGAAATAGCAACGAAACATGCACCTAACGTCAAGTTAGTATACAATCAAAACGCTGGCATGCAAAAACCCATGTGGGACAAGGTTAAAGAAACTATCCTTTATCTCAGAAGTAAGGGTCTTCGTGTAGATGGAATTGGCTGGCAAGGTCATTTAAAGTTAAGTAAAACTACAGCTAATTTTATTGAAAAAACAGATCAAGCTTTAATGGAATTATCAGACTTAATAGATTGGGCTCATGCCAATGATTTAGATTTTCACATTACGGAATTGGATTATAAAATAGCTGATAAATCAAATTTACTTAAGGAATTTCAAACACAAGCTATTATTTATCAAAAAATAGTAAATGTTTTACAATCTAAAGTTAATTCTGGTGTGGTTACTCTGAATTTATGGGATATGGGTGAGCGATTTAAAAAACCCGATATTTATTTCCAATCCATATACGATTCTAATTTTGAACCTACACCAGCTTATAGTATAATTAAAAAAGCTTTGACAAACAATCAATAA